A window from Telopea speciosissima isolate NSW1024214 ecotype Mountain lineage chromosome 8, Tspe_v1, whole genome shotgun sequence encodes these proteins:
- the LOC122672010 gene encoding uncharacterized protein LOC122672010 yields MELCAIRADLLKARAMQIQQVQVRSDSMVAVQMIVGTFQPHWEFLWLLEEIQSLRDSFCNCSFNHHVREINGCADFLTGIVHHVEEVDFNISDLPKALSTHIRNDALNMTYYRL; encoded by the coding sequence ATGGAGCTTTGTGCTATAAGGGCTGATTTATTGAAGGCTAGAGCCATGCAAATACAGCAGGTGCAGGTGCGTTCGGACTCTATGGTGGCAGTGCAAATGATTGTGGGAACGTTCCAACCACATTGGGAATTCCTATGGTTACTTGAGGAGATTCAGAGTTTACGTGATAGTTTTTGCAATTGTAGCTTTAATCACCATGTTAGAGAGATTAATGGTTGTGCAGATTTCTTAACAGGTATTGTACACCATGTAGAAGAGGTTGATTTTAATATTTCTGATCTTCCTAAAGCACTTTCCACTCATATTAGGAATGATGCTTTGAATATGACTTATTACAGGTTGTAA
- the LOC122671741 gene encoding ABC transporter B family member 15-like isoform X1 produces MGDNDKTDLQSKRSNKKKSSSFSSITSIFMHADRIDVLLMFLGFLGAVGDGFMTPIMLFITSRIMNNFGTSTTTDSNVFVHNINQNAVNLLYLSCGSFLVSFLEGYCWTRTGERQAARMRATYLKAVLRQEVGYFDLQVSSTAEVITSVSNDSLVIQDVISEKVSNFLMNSSMFLGSYVVAFLLMWRLAIVGFPFVVLLLIPGMIYGRTLMGLARKTREEYNKAGTIAEQAISSIRTVYSFVGESKTMEEFSAALQGSIKLGLKQGLAKGLAIGSNGVVFGIWAFMSWYGSRLVMYHGGKGGTVFAVGASLAIGGLALGSGLSNLKYFSEASSAGERIMEVIKRVPKIDSGNMEGEILESVSGDVEFKNVEFAYPSRPDNVVLPNFNLKVPAGKTVALVGGSGSGKSTVIALVERFYDPINGEILLDGVAIDKLQLKWLRSQMGLVSQEPALFATSIKENIFFGKEDATMEEVVAAAKAANAHNFISQLPQGYETQVGERGVQMSGGQKQRIAIARAIIKAPRILLLDEATSALDSESERIVQEALDKAAVGRTTIVIAHRLSTIRNADVIAVVNNGLVMETGSHDELIQNENGLYSSLVRLQQTEKKTEDTTIVTTTALVDNNSSSRRSSIMSRSSSARSESKEESDAVSAEERKLPLPSFRRLLMLNLPEWKQAILGCVGAMLFGAVQPVYAFVMGSMISVYFLSDHSEIKSQTRTYSLFFASLAVFSLAINIIQHYNFGAMGEYLTKRVRERMLSKILTFEVGWFDQDENSTGAVCSRLAKDANVVRSLVGDRMALLVQTFSAVIIACTMGLVIAWRLAIVMIAIQPLIIICFYTRRVLLKSMSNKAIKAQDESSKLAAEAVSNLRTVTAFSSQARILSMLERAQEIPRRESIRQSWFAGIGLASSQSLMTCTWALDFWYGGRLVSHGYITSKALFQTFMILVSTGRVIADAGAMTTDLAKGADAVGSVFSVLDRVTRIEPDDAEGHKPQKSLTGRIDIQNVDFAYPARPDVIIFRGFSLNIEPAKSTALVGQSGSGKSTIIGLIERFYDPLKGSVRIDGRDIKSYHLRSLRKHIALVSQEPTLFAGTIRENIVYGGAGASEKVDEAEIIEAAKAANAHDFIASLKDGYETSCGDRGVQLSGGQKQRIAIARAILKNPAVLLLDEATSALDSQSEKVVQEALERLMVGRTSVVVAHRLSTIQNCNLIAVLEKGKVVEKGTHSALLAKGPAGAYHSLVSLQRTPPTLT; encoded by the exons ATGGGTGACAACGACAAAACGGATTTGCAGAGCAAGAGGTCCAATAAGAAGAAGAGCTCTTCTTTCTCATCCATTACCAGTATTTTCATGCATGCAGATCGTATAGATGTGTTGTTAATGTTTCTGGGATTTCTTGGTGCTGTTGGTGATGGATTCATGACTCCAATCATGTTGTTCATTACTAGCAGAATCATGAACAATTTTGGTACTTCAACCACCACTGATTCTAATGTCTTCGTTCACAATATCAATCAG AATGCGGTTAACCTACTCTACTTGTCATGTGGGTCTTTCTTAGTTTCCTTCTTGG AGGGTTATTGCTGGACAAGAACAGGGGAAAGACAAGCAGCAAGGATGAGAGCTACATATCTAAAAGCTGTGCTAAGGCAAGAAGTGGGTTACTTTGATCTGCAAGTCTCAAGCACAGCAGAAGTGATTACTAGCGTTTCCAACGATAGTCTCGTTATCCAAGACGTTATTAGTGAAAag GTGTCAAACTTCTTGATGAACTCGTCAATGTTCTTAGGGAGTTACGTTGTAGCATTTCTGCTAATGTGGAGGTTGGCCATTGTAGGATTCCCATTTGTTGTTCTCCTACTCATCCCTGGAATGATATATGGAAGAACATTAATGGGTTTAGCAAGGAAAACCAGAGAAGAGTACAATAAAGCTGGTACTATAGCTGAGCAAGCGATTTCATCTATCAGAACTGTTTACTCGTTCGTTGGAGAAAGTAAAACCATGGAGGAATTCTCTGCAGCGCTTCAAGGATCTATTAAGTTAGGCTTGAAACAGGGCTTGGCCAAAGGTTTAGCAATTGGTAGTAATGGTGTTGTCTTTGGCATTTGGGCTTTCATGTCTTGGTATGGAAGCAGATTAGTCATGTATCATGGTGGGAAAGGAGGAACTGTTTTCGCCGTCGGAGCTTCCCTCGCTATTGGTGGCCT AGCACTAGGCTCTGGTTTGTCGAACCTGAAGTACTTCTCTGAAGCTTCTTCTGCTGGAGAACGTATAATGGAGGTCATCAAGAGAGTACCAAAAATTGATTCAGGAAACATGGAAGGTGAAATTCTGGAGAGTGTTTCAGGAGATGTTGAATTCAAGAACGTCGAATTTGCTTACCCGTCGAGACCTGACAACGTAGTCCTTCCAAACTTCAACCTTAAAGTTCCTGCCGGAAAAACTGTAGCCTTAGTCGGAGGAAGTGGGTCAGGAAAATCAACTGTTATTGCTTTAGTGGAAAGATTTTATGATCCAATTAATGGAGAAATTCTACTTGATGGAGTGGCCATTGATAAGCTTCAGCTCAAATGGCTTCGTTCTCAAATGGGTTTAGTCAGCCAAGAACCAGCTCTCTTTGCAACCTCCATTAAAGAGAATATATTCTTTGGCAAAGAAGATGCCACCATGGAAGAAGTTGTTGCAGCAGCTAAAGCTGCTAATGCTCATAATTTCATATCTCAATTGCCTCAAGGATACGAAACCCAAGTAGGTGAGAGAGGAGTTCAGATGTCGGGAGGACAGAAACAGAGGATAGCAATTGCAAGAGCAATAATCAAAGCACCTCGAATCCTTCTGTTAGACGAAGCAACAAGCGCATTGGACTCGGAATCGGAACGAATCGTTCAAGAAGCACTGGATAAGGCGGCGGTGGGGCGTACCACGATCGTGATTGCTCACCGACTCTCCACGATTCGCAATGCGGACGTAATCGCTGTGGTGAACAATGGACTAGTGATGGAGACCGGATCACATGACGAGTTGATCCAGAACGAGAACGGGTTATACTCTTCACTCGTCCGACTCCAACAGACAGAGAAGAAGACAGAAGACACCACCATTGTCACCACCACAGCTCTTGTCGACAACAATAGTAGTAGTCGGAGAAGCTCTATCATGAGTAGGTCTAGCTCTGCAAGGTCAGAGAGTAAAGAGGAGAGTGATGCTGTGTCGGCGGAGGAGAGAAAGTTACCTCTGCCATCGTTTCGGAGGTTGTTGATGTTGAATCTTCCGGAGTGGAAACAAGCGATCTTAGgatgtgtgggtgcgatgttgttTGGGGCGGTGCAGCCAGTGTACGCGTTTGTGATGGGGAGTATGATATCGGTGTACTTCTTGAGTGATCATAGTGAGATAAAATCGCAGACGAGGACTTACTCGTTGTTCTTCGCTTCACTGGCGGTGTTCTCGTTGGCGATTAATATAATCCAACACTATAACTTTGGAGCCATGGGTGAGTATTTGACGAAGAGGGTGAGGGAGAGAATGTTGTCAAAGATACTCACTTTCGAGGTTGGGTGGTTCGATCAAGATGAGAACTCTACTGGTGCTGTTTGTTCTAGGCTCGCCAAAGATGCCAATGTG GTGAGATCACTAGTGGGAGATCGAATGGCTCTTCTGGTACAGACCTTCTCAGCCGTAATCATAGCTTGCACAATGGGCCTAGTTATTGCATGGAGGCTTGCGATCGTGATGATAGCGAtccaacccttgatcataatttGCTTCTACACCCGCCGAGTTCTACTTAAGAGCATGTCCAACAAAGCCATTAAAGCACAAGACGAGAGCAGCAAGCTCGCCGCCGAAGCTGTCTCCAATCTCCGCACCGTCACCGCTTTCTCCTCTCAGGCACGGATCCTTAGCATGCTTGAACGAGCTCAAGAAATCCCACGAAGGGAGAGCATTCGCCAATCCTGGTTCGCCGGCATTGGCTTGGCGTCTTCCCAATCTCTCATGACCTGCACATGGGCCCTCGATTTCTGGTATGGTGGAAGGCTTGTTTCCCATGGCTATATCACTTCTAAGGCATTATTCCAGACCTTCATGATCCTAGTCAGCACCGGCCGTGTCATCGCCGATGCCGGAGCTATGACCACCGATTTGGCCAAAGGTGCTGATGCGGTCGGCTCTGTTTTCTCGGTACTCGACCGGGTCACCCGAATTGAGCCGGATGATGCTGAAGGTCACAAGCCCCAGAAGTCATTAACTGGTCGTATAGATATTCAGAACGTTGACTTTGCCTACCCTGCGAGACCTGATGTCATCATCTTCAGGGGATTTTCTCTGAATATCGAACCTGCAAAGTCAACGGCTCTGGTGGGTCAGAGCGGTTCAGGGAAATCGACAATCATCGGTCTGATCGAGAGATTTTACGACCCATTAAAAGGGTCGGTGAGGATCGACGGAAGAGATATAAAGTCGTACCATCTGAGGTCTTTGAGGAAGCACATCGCGTTGGTGAGCCAAGAGCCGACACTGTTTGCTGGGACGATTAGGGAGAATATAGTGTACGGCGGAGCTGGAGCTTCGGAGAAGGTGGATGAGGCGGAGATCATAGAAGCAGCAAAGGCGGCGAATGCTCACGATTTTATAGCATCACTGAAGGACGGGTATGAGACATCGTGTGGAGACAGAGGGGTGCAGTTGTCGGGAGGGCAGAAGCAAAGGATAGCGATAGCAAGGGCGATACTGAAGAACCCGGCGGTGTTGTTGTTGGACGAGGCAACGAGTGCGCTGGACAGCCAATCGGAGAAAGTGGTGCAAGAGGCATTGGAGAGGCTGATGGTTGGGAGGACGAGCGTGGTGGTGGCGCATCGCCTCAGCACTATTCAGAACTGCAATCTTATTGCAGTGTTGGAGAAGGGGAAGGTGGTGGAGAAAGGGACTCATTCGGCGCTTTTGGCCAAGGGACCTGCCGGGGCTTACCATTCTCTTGTAAGCCTCCAACGGACGCCACCAACGCTAACTTGA
- the LOC122671460 gene encoding uncharacterized protein LOC122671460 isoform X3 has translation MAGGDSQKPLQILIRDFNSEKSQGEIRVSGLKRKIELLRSELEDGNVELEETKLFKEILEQELKGYEVELALHSASIQALENRISLVQEEVTKVGSDLEAHKNDEGVKREEFISQMFELNKKIRKFQEMIAHNLQDNIEPLSTSSGNEFEDTQSMHDTEVSLRGLEDKLVHIISQTHVEEQEYEEEEDIHKKVQQELVDSERNVSVMEAVFNEMKGLQSISKYPFYQGNIVQLLIGWSLILSYEYVPS, from the exons ATGGCGGGAGGCGATTCTCAAAAGCCACTCCAAATCCTAATTCGGGACTTCAACTCAGAAAAATCCCAAGGAG AAATCAGAGTAAGCGGTCTCAAAAGGAAAATTGAGCTGCTTCGATCTGAACTGGAGGACGGAAATGTGGAGCTTGAAGAAACAAAGCTGTTCAAAGAAATTCTTGAGCAGGAGCTCAAAGGATATGAAGTCGAATTAGCTCTGCATAGCGCTTCAATTCAAGCTCTAGAG AATAGGATTTCTTTGGTTCAAGAAGAGGTTACGAAGGTCGGATCCGATTTAGAGGCTCATAAG AATGACGAGGGAGTTAAACG AGAAGAATTTATTAGCCAAATGTTTGAGCTCAACAAGAAGATAAG GAAATTTCAGGAGATGATAGCCCACAATTTGCAAGATAACATTGAACCTTTATCAACCTCAT CAGGCAACGAATTTGAGGACACGCAATCAATGCATGACACTGAAGTTTCTTTGAGAGGTCTAGAGGATAAACTTGTACATATTATTTCTCAAACACATGTAGAGGAACAGGagtatgaagaagaagaagatattcaTAAAAAG GTCCAACAGGAGCTTGTGGATTCTGAAAGGAATGTGTCAGTCATGGAGGCAGTTTTTAATGAAATGAAAGGGCTGCAGAGCATTTCAAAATATCCTTTTTATCAAGGTAATATTGTACAGTTGCTGATTGGATGGTCACTGATTTTATCTTATGAATATGTGCCTAGCTAA
- the LOC122671742 gene encoding general transcription and DNA repair factor IIH subunit TFB5, with amino-acid sequence MVNATKGLFITCDIPMAQFIINMNSSLPASQKFIIHVLDSTHLFVQPHVAEMIRSAIVDFRDQNSYEKPA; translated from the exons ATGGTCAATGCTACCAAGGGGCTGTTTATCACATG TGACATACCTATGGCGCAGTTCATCATTAATATGAATTCTTCACTTCCGGCTTCGCAGAAGTTTATAATACATGTGCTTGATAGCACTCACTTGTTTGTGCAACCCCATGTGGCTGAAATGATTCGTTCTGCCATTGTGGATTTCAGAGATCAAAATTCTTATGAGAAGCCTGCTTGA
- the LOC122671460 gene encoding uncharacterized protein LOC122671460 isoform X2 translates to MAGGDSQKPLQILIRDFNSEKSQGEIRVSGLKRKIELLRSELEDGNVELEETKLFKEILEQELKGYEVELALHSASIQALENRISLVQEEVTKVGSDLEAHKNDEGVKREEFISQMFELNKKIRKFQEMIAHNLQDNIEPLSTSCNEFEDTQSMHDTEVSLRGLEDKLVHIISQTHVEEQEYEEEEDIHKKVQQELVDSERNVSVMEAVFNEMKGLQSISKQIADFEELCASLSEELKKRCSCPNCHLENVEALGVLQTSDGN, encoded by the exons ATGGCGGGAGGCGATTCTCAAAAGCCACTCCAAATCCTAATTCGGGACTTCAACTCAGAAAAATCCCAAGGAG AAATCAGAGTAAGCGGTCTCAAAAGGAAAATTGAGCTGCTTCGATCTGAACTGGAGGACGGAAATGTGGAGCTTGAAGAAACAAAGCTGTTCAAAGAAATTCTTGAGCAGGAGCTCAAAGGATATGAAGTCGAATTAGCTCTGCATAGCGCTTCAATTCAAGCTCTAGAG AATAGGATTTCTTTGGTTCAAGAAGAGGTTACGAAGGTCGGATCCGATTTAGAGGCTCATAAG AATGACGAGGGAGTTAAACG AGAAGAATTTATTAGCCAAATGTTTGAGCTCAACAAGAAGATAAG GAAATTTCAGGAGATGATAGCCCACAATTTGCAAGATAACATTGAACCTTTATCAACCTCAT GCAACGAATTTGAGGACACGCAATCAATGCATGACACTGAAGTTTCTTTGAGAGGTCTAGAGGATAAACTTGTACATATTATTTCTCAAACACATGTAGAGGAACAGGagtatgaagaagaagaagatattcaTAAAAAG GTCCAACAGGAGCTTGTGGATTCTGAAAGGAATGTGTCAGTCATGGAGGCAGTTTTTAATGAAATGAAAGGGCTGCAGAGCATTTCAAA GCAGATTGCTGATTTTGAAGAGTTGTGTGCCTCTCTTAGTGaggagttgaagaagaggtgttCCTGTCCCAACTGTCATCTGGAAAATGTTGAAGCCTTGGGAGTACTCCAGACATCCGATGGGAATTGA
- the LOC122671460 gene encoding uncharacterized protein LOC122671460 isoform X1, with protein MAGGDSQKPLQILIRDFNSEKSQGEIRVSGLKRKIELLRSELEDGNVELEETKLFKEILEQELKGYEVELALHSASIQALENRISLVQEEVTKVGSDLEAHKNDEGVKREEFISQMFELNKKIRKFQEMIAHNLQDNIEPLSTSSGNEFEDTQSMHDTEVSLRGLEDKLVHIISQTHVEEQEYEEEEDIHKKVQQELVDSERNVSVMEAVFNEMKGLQSISKQIADFEELCASLSEELKKRCSCPNCHLENVEALGVLQTSDGN; from the exons ATGGCGGGAGGCGATTCTCAAAAGCCACTCCAAATCCTAATTCGGGACTTCAACTCAGAAAAATCCCAAGGAG AAATCAGAGTAAGCGGTCTCAAAAGGAAAATTGAGCTGCTTCGATCTGAACTGGAGGACGGAAATGTGGAGCTTGAAGAAACAAAGCTGTTCAAAGAAATTCTTGAGCAGGAGCTCAAAGGATATGAAGTCGAATTAGCTCTGCATAGCGCTTCAATTCAAGCTCTAGAG AATAGGATTTCTTTGGTTCAAGAAGAGGTTACGAAGGTCGGATCCGATTTAGAGGCTCATAAG AATGACGAGGGAGTTAAACG AGAAGAATTTATTAGCCAAATGTTTGAGCTCAACAAGAAGATAAG GAAATTTCAGGAGATGATAGCCCACAATTTGCAAGATAACATTGAACCTTTATCAACCTCAT CAGGCAACGAATTTGAGGACACGCAATCAATGCATGACACTGAAGTTTCTTTGAGAGGTCTAGAGGATAAACTTGTACATATTATTTCTCAAACACATGTAGAGGAACAGGagtatgaagaagaagaagatattcaTAAAAAG GTCCAACAGGAGCTTGTGGATTCTGAAAGGAATGTGTCAGTCATGGAGGCAGTTTTTAATGAAATGAAAGGGCTGCAGAGCATTTCAAA GCAGATTGCTGATTTTGAAGAGTTGTGTGCCTCTCTTAGTGaggagttgaagaagaggtgttCCTGTCCCAACTGTCATCTGGAAAATGTTGAAGCCTTGGGAGTACTCCAGACATCCGATGGGAATTGA
- the LOC122671741 gene encoding ABC transporter B family member 15-like isoform X2, whose product MNSSMFLGSYVVAFLLMWRLAIVGFPFVVLLLIPGMIYGRTLMGLARKTREEYNKAGTIAEQAISSIRTVYSFVGESKTMEEFSAALQGSIKLGLKQGLAKGLAIGSNGVVFGIWAFMSWYGSRLVMYHGGKGGTVFAVGASLAIGGLALGSGLSNLKYFSEASSAGERIMEVIKRVPKIDSGNMEGEILESVSGDVEFKNVEFAYPSRPDNVVLPNFNLKVPAGKTVALVGGSGSGKSTVIALVERFYDPINGEILLDGVAIDKLQLKWLRSQMGLVSQEPALFATSIKENIFFGKEDATMEEVVAAAKAANAHNFISQLPQGYETQVGERGVQMSGGQKQRIAIARAIIKAPRILLLDEATSALDSESERIVQEALDKAAVGRTTIVIAHRLSTIRNADVIAVVNNGLVMETGSHDELIQNENGLYSSLVRLQQTEKKTEDTTIVTTTALVDNNSSSRRSSIMSRSSSARSESKEESDAVSAEERKLPLPSFRRLLMLNLPEWKQAILGCVGAMLFGAVQPVYAFVMGSMISVYFLSDHSEIKSQTRTYSLFFASLAVFSLAINIIQHYNFGAMGEYLTKRVRERMLSKILTFEVGWFDQDENSTGAVCSRLAKDANVVRSLVGDRMALLVQTFSAVIIACTMGLVIAWRLAIVMIAIQPLIIICFYTRRVLLKSMSNKAIKAQDESSKLAAEAVSNLRTVTAFSSQARILSMLERAQEIPRRESIRQSWFAGIGLASSQSLMTCTWALDFWYGGRLVSHGYITSKALFQTFMILVSTGRVIADAGAMTTDLAKGADAVGSVFSVLDRVTRIEPDDAEGHKPQKSLTGRIDIQNVDFAYPARPDVIIFRGFSLNIEPAKSTALVGQSGSGKSTIIGLIERFYDPLKGSVRIDGRDIKSYHLRSLRKHIALVSQEPTLFAGTIRENIVYGGAGASEKVDEAEIIEAAKAANAHDFIASLKDGYETSCGDRGVQLSGGQKQRIAIARAILKNPAVLLLDEATSALDSQSEKVVQEALERLMVGRTSVVVAHRLSTIQNCNLIAVLEKGKVVEKGTHSALLAKGPAGAYHSLVSLQRTPPTLT is encoded by the exons ATGAACTCGTCAATGTTCTTAGGGAGTTACGTTGTAGCATTTCTGCTAATGTGGAGGTTGGCCATTGTAGGATTCCCATTTGTTGTTCTCCTACTCATCCCTGGAATGATATATGGAAGAACATTAATGGGTTTAGCAAGGAAAACCAGAGAAGAGTACAATAAAGCTGGTACTATAGCTGAGCAAGCGATTTCATCTATCAGAACTGTTTACTCGTTCGTTGGAGAAAGTAAAACCATGGAGGAATTCTCTGCAGCGCTTCAAGGATCTATTAAGTTAGGCTTGAAACAGGGCTTGGCCAAAGGTTTAGCAATTGGTAGTAATGGTGTTGTCTTTGGCATTTGGGCTTTCATGTCTTGGTATGGAAGCAGATTAGTCATGTATCATGGTGGGAAAGGAGGAACTGTTTTCGCCGTCGGAGCTTCCCTCGCTATTGGTGGCCT AGCACTAGGCTCTGGTTTGTCGAACCTGAAGTACTTCTCTGAAGCTTCTTCTGCTGGAGAACGTATAATGGAGGTCATCAAGAGAGTACCAAAAATTGATTCAGGAAACATGGAAGGTGAAATTCTGGAGAGTGTTTCAGGAGATGTTGAATTCAAGAACGTCGAATTTGCTTACCCGTCGAGACCTGACAACGTAGTCCTTCCAAACTTCAACCTTAAAGTTCCTGCCGGAAAAACTGTAGCCTTAGTCGGAGGAAGTGGGTCAGGAAAATCAACTGTTATTGCTTTAGTGGAAAGATTTTATGATCCAATTAATGGAGAAATTCTACTTGATGGAGTGGCCATTGATAAGCTTCAGCTCAAATGGCTTCGTTCTCAAATGGGTTTAGTCAGCCAAGAACCAGCTCTCTTTGCAACCTCCATTAAAGAGAATATATTCTTTGGCAAAGAAGATGCCACCATGGAAGAAGTTGTTGCAGCAGCTAAAGCTGCTAATGCTCATAATTTCATATCTCAATTGCCTCAAGGATACGAAACCCAAGTAGGTGAGAGAGGAGTTCAGATGTCGGGAGGACAGAAACAGAGGATAGCAATTGCAAGAGCAATAATCAAAGCACCTCGAATCCTTCTGTTAGACGAAGCAACAAGCGCATTGGACTCGGAATCGGAACGAATCGTTCAAGAAGCACTGGATAAGGCGGCGGTGGGGCGTACCACGATCGTGATTGCTCACCGACTCTCCACGATTCGCAATGCGGACGTAATCGCTGTGGTGAACAATGGACTAGTGATGGAGACCGGATCACATGACGAGTTGATCCAGAACGAGAACGGGTTATACTCTTCACTCGTCCGACTCCAACAGACAGAGAAGAAGACAGAAGACACCACCATTGTCACCACCACAGCTCTTGTCGACAACAATAGTAGTAGTCGGAGAAGCTCTATCATGAGTAGGTCTAGCTCTGCAAGGTCAGAGAGTAAAGAGGAGAGTGATGCTGTGTCGGCGGAGGAGAGAAAGTTACCTCTGCCATCGTTTCGGAGGTTGTTGATGTTGAATCTTCCGGAGTGGAAACAAGCGATCTTAGgatgtgtgggtgcgatgttgttTGGGGCGGTGCAGCCAGTGTACGCGTTTGTGATGGGGAGTATGATATCGGTGTACTTCTTGAGTGATCATAGTGAGATAAAATCGCAGACGAGGACTTACTCGTTGTTCTTCGCTTCACTGGCGGTGTTCTCGTTGGCGATTAATATAATCCAACACTATAACTTTGGAGCCATGGGTGAGTATTTGACGAAGAGGGTGAGGGAGAGAATGTTGTCAAAGATACTCACTTTCGAGGTTGGGTGGTTCGATCAAGATGAGAACTCTACTGGTGCTGTTTGTTCTAGGCTCGCCAAAGATGCCAATGTG GTGAGATCACTAGTGGGAGATCGAATGGCTCTTCTGGTACAGACCTTCTCAGCCGTAATCATAGCTTGCACAATGGGCCTAGTTATTGCATGGAGGCTTGCGATCGTGATGATAGCGAtccaacccttgatcataatttGCTTCTACACCCGCCGAGTTCTACTTAAGAGCATGTCCAACAAAGCCATTAAAGCACAAGACGAGAGCAGCAAGCTCGCCGCCGAAGCTGTCTCCAATCTCCGCACCGTCACCGCTTTCTCCTCTCAGGCACGGATCCTTAGCATGCTTGAACGAGCTCAAGAAATCCCACGAAGGGAGAGCATTCGCCAATCCTGGTTCGCCGGCATTGGCTTGGCGTCTTCCCAATCTCTCATGACCTGCACATGGGCCCTCGATTTCTGGTATGGTGGAAGGCTTGTTTCCCATGGCTATATCACTTCTAAGGCATTATTCCAGACCTTCATGATCCTAGTCAGCACCGGCCGTGTCATCGCCGATGCCGGAGCTATGACCACCGATTTGGCCAAAGGTGCTGATGCGGTCGGCTCTGTTTTCTCGGTACTCGACCGGGTCACCCGAATTGAGCCGGATGATGCTGAAGGTCACAAGCCCCAGAAGTCATTAACTGGTCGTATAGATATTCAGAACGTTGACTTTGCCTACCCTGCGAGACCTGATGTCATCATCTTCAGGGGATTTTCTCTGAATATCGAACCTGCAAAGTCAACGGCTCTGGTGGGTCAGAGCGGTTCAGGGAAATCGACAATCATCGGTCTGATCGAGAGATTTTACGACCCATTAAAAGGGTCGGTGAGGATCGACGGAAGAGATATAAAGTCGTACCATCTGAGGTCTTTGAGGAAGCACATCGCGTTGGTGAGCCAAGAGCCGACACTGTTTGCTGGGACGATTAGGGAGAATATAGTGTACGGCGGAGCTGGAGCTTCGGAGAAGGTGGATGAGGCGGAGATCATAGAAGCAGCAAAGGCGGCGAATGCTCACGATTTTATAGCATCACTGAAGGACGGGTATGAGACATCGTGTGGAGACAGAGGGGTGCAGTTGTCGGGAGGGCAGAAGCAAAGGATAGCGATAGCAAGGGCGATACTGAAGAACCCGGCGGTGTTGTTGTTGGACGAGGCAACGAGTGCGCTGGACAGCCAATCGGAGAAAGTGGTGCAAGAGGCATTGGAGAGGCTGATGGTTGGGAGGACGAGCGTGGTGGTGGCGCATCGCCTCAGCACTATTCAGAACTGCAATCTTATTGCAGTGTTGGAGAAGGGGAAGGTGGTGGAGAAAGGGACTCATTCGGCGCTTTTGGCCAAGGGACCTGCCGGGGCTTACCATTCTCTTGTAAGCCTCCAACGGACGCCACCAACGCTAACTTGA